The Flammeovirga pectinis genomic interval ATCTAGCAACTCTGAGTCCTAAGAAATCCTGACGAATATCAATACCGTCATAATTTCTGTAAGCAGGTCTGCAGAAAAATTCGTCACTTAAATACGAACCTCCTCTAAACACCTTAGTTTCTCCATTTTGAACACCCTGAGGGTTATTTTCTGTAGATTGTTTGTAAGAGGTCTCACTATACCAGTCATTCACCCATTCCCAAACATTACCTTGCAAATCATAGATTCCAAGTTCGTTTGGTACTTTCGTTCCAACTTCGTGGTGCGAGTCTTCAGAGTTAGGTAACAACCATGCTCTAGCCATAATATTTTCATAAGAAGACATACCTTGTGCAAGTTTTTTACCTCCACGAGCTACATATTCCCATTCAGCTTCTGTTAGAAGTCTATACTCTTTTCCTGTAAGTGTATTTAATTTTTGAATAAATTGTTTACAATCATTCCACGAAACCATCTCTACAGGATTATTTCCCATTTTATACTCACTCGGATTATTTCCCATTACAGTTTCCCATAATGCTTGAGTAACTTCTACTTTACCAACAAAAAAACCATCAATATGTACTTCATGTATTGGTAAACTTGGGTTTACCCCCGTATCTAAAACCAAATCTCCTTTTCTATCACCCATTTTATAAGATCCACCTTTAACATAGATCATATCAAAAGTAACTTCACTTACTTTATCAGTGTAATTCTTTTTCTTTTGAGCAGTAGAAGATAGACTTATAGAAAGTCCTAATAGAAGAGTAAAAATAAGTTTGGATGTAAAATTAGCCATATCGAAAATATTCAAAAAATAATGTTCAGTTTAAAATTGAACATGAAATTAAACAATCTAAAATGATAAATACGCAAAAAAGGATCAAATAAATAATTAAATGATCCTTTTCTAAATTTATAATAACTTTTTAATTATATCTACAATTGATATCCCTTCTGCTTCTGCTTTAAAGTTACGCACTACTCTATGCCTTAACACAGAAACAGCCACAGCTTTAATATCTTCAATATCTGGCGTGTACTTACCTGATAAAATAGCATGACATTTTGCTGCCACTACTAAATATTGAGATGCTCTAGGGCCTGCCCCCCAATCCACAAACTTATTTGTAAACTCATCTGCTAATTCTGTATTAGGACGAGTTTTATGAACAAGTTTAACAGCGTATTCTACCACATTGTCTGCAATTGGAACTCTTCGTATTAAGTGTTGAAAATATAAAATCTCATCACCACCCATTACTCTATCAACTGTTTTCTTGACATCACTTGTAGTAGCTTTCACTACATTTACCTCATCTGAGTAAGAAGGATAGTCTAAAATGATATTAAACATAAAACGGTCAAGTTGAGCTTCAGGTAAAGGATAAGTACCTTCTTGTTCAATTGGGTTCTGAGTTGCTAATACAAAGAATGGTTTTTCTAACTGAAACTCCTGATTTGAAATAGTCACCTTATATTCCTGCATTGCCTCTAAAAGCGCAGACTGCGTTTTTGGTGGCGTTCTATTAATCTCATCCGCAAGAATAATATTTGAGAATATTGGTCCTTTTACAAATTTAAATTTACGGTCCTGATCCATAGTCTCTGCTCCTAAAATATCAGAAGGCATTAAATCTGGTGTAAACTGAATTCTACTAAAACCTAAATCTAATGCAGAAGCAACAGTATTAATTAAAAGCGTTTTTGCAAGACCAGGTACTCCTTGTAGTAATGCGTGCCCTTGACTAAAAATTGCTGTTAAAACAAAATGAACTGTTTCATCTTGTCCTATTACAACCTTTCCTATTTCTTCTTTAAGTTTTATATATTTTTGATGAAGTGCATCAGCTGCTTCTTTATCAGAAGCAAAAGTAATCTTTGATGTCATGTGCTTTATTGTTATTCCAGTTACCTAGTTTTTCAACTTCGTTTTAAGTAGTAAGCTTTCTATTTTGCTAAGGAGATGATTAACAGACTTACTCGTAGTATTGAAATTAGTTTTTTTTTGGTTATAAAAAAAGGGCAAATCCAACAGATTGGATTTGCCCTTTAAAAAAATTATATGTTTTAGATGCCATCGACAATTTCACACCCATCAAATTGTGGGTCAATCTCGATAAAAACATCATTTTTGGCTGATTTAATCCACTTTTCTAAAATCTGATTTTTCTGACTATTCAACGTTGCTTGTTGAAGCTTTTGATAATCATCATTTAGGTTTGCGTAATGTGGAGGCTTGTAACCTGAATAATAAATGATACGAACTGCATCTTGTCCATCTTCTGTACGGTACTTTAATGGTTTAGATGTATTTCCTACTTTCATTGTATCAATTGCAAA includes:
- a CDS encoding formylglycine-generating enzyme family protein; translated protein: MANFTSKLIFTLLLGLSISLSSTAQKKKNYTDKVSEVTFDMIYVKGGSYKMGDRKGDLVLDTGVNPSLPIHEVHIDGFFVGKVEVTQALWETVMGNNPSEYKMGNNPVEMVSWNDCKQFIQKLNTLTGKEYRLLTEAEWEYVARGGKKLAQGMSSYENIMARAWLLPNSEDSHHEVGTKVPNELGIYDLQGNVWEWVNDWYSETSYKQSTENNPQGVQNGETKVFRGGSYLSDEFFCRPAYRNYDGIDIRQDFLGLRVARSL
- a CDS encoding AAA family ATPase; protein product: MTSKITFASDKEAADALHQKYIKLKEEIGKVVIGQDETVHFVLTAIFSQGHALLQGVPGLAKTLLINTVASALDLGFSRIQFTPDLMPSDILGAETMDQDRKFKFVKGPIFSNIILADEINRTPPKTQSALLEAMQEYKVTISNQEFQLEKPFFVLATQNPIEQEGTYPLPEAQLDRFMFNIILDYPSYSDEVNVVKATTSDVKKTVDRVMGGDEILYFQHLIRRVPIADNVVEYAVKLVHKTRPNTELADEFTNKFVDWGAGPRASQYLVVAAKCHAILSGKYTPDIEDIKAVAVSVLRHRVVRNFKAEAEGISIVDIIKKLL